In Candidatus Dormiibacterota bacterium, the genomic stretch GGCTCGGCAACGTGACCGGTGGCGGCGACGCCTGTCACCGCAGTTCGCCACTGGGCTTGCTCGCGTTTCTTGTCTTCCTGGCCCTCATGGGCGCAGCCGGTTTCATGACGACCCGATCCGGCGCGACGATCGGCATGGCCACCATGTCCGGGCTGATTGGCGGGCTGATTTCCGCCATTGGCACGGTCATCGCGCTCGTCATCATCTTCTCCTCGTTCAATGCCGCTGGGTGCGTGGTGAACAACAACACCGGGGTCAGCTCGCAGACGATCGTGACAGCGGGCGGGATCGTGGCGGGGATCTTCCTCAGTGTCATCGGGCTTGGCGTGGGAGCCGGGGCGGGCGCGATCGGCGGGTTGATCGGCCGGCGCCCGGCAGCAACCACGGTCTAACCCTCGGCGTGGTAGTCCCTCCCCCGCAAGCGGGAGGGTAGGGTGGGGGCTAGCGCGCCCTAATGCTTCTTGGCCTCGACGGCGCGCTGAAGCTGTGCCTTGGACATCCGGGAGCGACCCTTGATGCCTCGCTCCCGGGCCTCGTTTCGCAGCTGCGCGTAGGTCCGACCTTTCGAGCCGGTGTGCGACCGGAGCCCACCGCGGCGCTCGGATGAGATGTCGTCGAGCGACGTGCGGCTGGCTTGCGTGGCTTCTCCGGCCCGAGCGCGGTCCTTGTTCACGGTCCGGGCGGCGATCTCTTCCGCCTTGTCGTCCCTCGTGCCCCGATCCTTGAGGCTGTCCTTGATGTGCTCGTACTGGCGCTCACGCTTGGGGCTCCATGCGTTCTGCGGCATGCCGTCCACCTCCTGGTAAGTCCTTCTTCTTATCTATCAAGGACTGAGTGGCACACGCAACTTCCTTGACACACCGATCGATCTCGCCCATCATGAGGCCGACTTCTTGAGGCGAACGTCCTACCCTACGTCTGGCTACAGCCTCGGGACGCGCGGGCGACGACCGTCGCGGCGTCTCGTTGTTCCTCCGCGCCGGCGGACACCCGTAATTAGGCTGGCGATCGTTGCTGTCGTCCTTTTGCTCGGCAGCCGCGCGCTCGGGCTGCTGCAGGGGCACCGCGACATCCATCCCGTCGCGGCCACGACCCGCACCGCCTCTCCGCGTCCGGCGGTTGCCGCGCGGCCGGCACCGAGCGCCCGCCCGACGCCGACGGCCACGCCATCGCGGCCGGCCGTGCCCACCCAGCTGCCGCAAGTCAAGGTGCCGGTGTTGAGCGCCAGCTGGCTGCGCACCCACCCCATCGCCGACATCCCGTCGATCAAGGGCCGGGCGGCCGTTGTCGTCGATCTCGCCACCGGACAGATCCTCTACCAGCAGGACCAGACCACCCGCTACGCCGACGCCTCATTGACGAAGATGATGACCGCCATGGTCGCGGCCGACCTGGTGCCGCTCGACACCGTGATCACGGTCCCGGAGGCTGCGACCCAGGTCGAGCCCAACCATATGGGCATTAGCACCGGGGAGAAGCTGACGCTGCGCGAGCTGATCGACGGCATGATGCTCGACTCCGGGAACGACGCCGCGGAAGCGATCGCGATGGGCATCGTCGACCGTCCGACATTCATCAGTTTCATGAACCAGAAAGCCACGGCGCTGCACCTGCGCACCACCCATTTCGCGAACCCGAGCGGCCTCGACGATGCCGACCATTACAGCTCGGCCTACGATCTCGCCGTCATGGGCGCGACCTTGCTGACCGACTATCCGGACCTCCGTGCCATCGTCGGGTCGAAACAGATCTCGATCTACTCGACGCCGCAGCACAAGGCGTTCAATCCGATCAACATCGATCGGCTGCTGTCGACCTATCCGGGCGCGATCGGGATCAAGCCGGGCTATACCGAGGCGGCCGGCTACTGCCTGGCCGCCGCGGCCACTCGGAACGGCCGGACGATCCTCGTGGTCGTGCTCGGGAGCACGCAGCATTTCACCGACGCCGCGACGCTCCTCGATTTCGGCTTCCGGCATTCAACAACCCACTAAGATTCGCCTGAGATGGGCGACCTCGGGGAGATCTTCAAGCTCGGCATCCCGTGGACCAACCTGATCATCCGTGCGCTCCTCATCTACATCGCGTTCTTCATCGGTCTGCGCCTTTTCGGCAAACGCGAGCTCGGTCAGTTCACGACCTTCGACCTGGTGCTCGTTTTGCTGGTGGCGAACGCGCTGCAGCCGGCGATCACCGGCCCCGACCAGTCGGTCACCGGCGGCGTGATCATCATCGCCGTCCTGCTGATCTTCAACCGCATGGTGGCGCTCGTGCGAAGCCGCTGGCCCTGGTTCGACGCGCTGATCGAGCCACCGCCGACCGTCGTGGTGGAGGATGGCCAGATCAGCAAGGTCGCGCTGGAGAAGGAAGGCCTCAGCCAGACCGACGTCGAGATGGCGATCCGCGAGCACGGGGTGGACAAGCTGAGCGACGTCAAGATGGCGGTCCTCGAAAACGACGGCAGTATCAGCGTCGTGTCGAAAGGCGGCGGCGACCGGTTTCGCCGTCGCCGACGCGTCCGCTTCCTCAAGCGGTAGGCGTTCGTGGCTGAAGAGCGTCGCGTCGTGACGATCCTCTTCGCCGACGTCGCGGGATCGACCGCATTGGGCGATGCGCTCGACCCGGAGGATGTCCGGATCCTGCTTCGCCGCTACTACGACCTCGCCCGCGAGACCGTAACCGAGCACGGCGGCATCCTCGAGAAGTTCATCGGCGATGCCGTGGTCGCCGTCTTTGGCTTCCCGCACACCCACGACGACGATCCGCAGCGTGCCCTCGCCGCGGCGCTGGCGCTCCGCGACCGCGTGCGCGCTGATCCGGCCCTCGGCGACCGTCTCCCGATACGTTTGGGGATCAATACCGGCGAGGTGGTTGCTGCCCGCGAGAGCGCGACTGGAGACTTTCCGCTCAGTGGTGACGCCGTCAACGTTGCCGCGCGGCTGCAGCAGGCCGCAGAGCCCTGGGGCATCCTCTGCGGCGAACGCACCGTGGGAAGCATCAGGACGGGCTTTGCC encodes the following:
- a CDS encoding plasmid stabilization protein translates to MPQNAWSPKRERQYEHIKDSLKDRGTRDDKAEEIAARTVNKDRARAGEATQASRTSLDDISSERRGGLRSHTGSKGRTYAQLRNEARERGIKGRSRMSKAQLQRAVEAKKH
- a CDS encoding serine hydrolase, giving the protein MLGSRALGLLQGHRDIHPVAATTRTASPRPAVAARPAPSARPTPTATPSRPAVPTQLPQVKVPVLSASWLRTHPIADIPSIKGRAAVVVDLATGQILYQQDQTTRYADASLTKMMTAMVAADLVPLDTVITVPEAATQVEPNHMGISTGEKLTLRELIDGMMLDSGNDAAEAIAMGIVDRPTFISFMNQKATALHLRTTHFANPSGLDDADHYSSAYDLAVMGATLLTDYPDLRAIVGSKQISIYSTPQHKAFNPINIDRLLSTYPGAIGIKPGYTEAAGYCLAAAATRNGRTILVVVLGSTQHFTDAATLLDFGFRHSTTH
- a CDS encoding YetF domain-containing protein, translated to MGDLGEIFKLGIPWTNLIIRALLIYIAFFIGLRLFGKRELGQFTTFDLVLVLLVANALQPAITGPDQSVTGGVIIIAVLLIFNRMVALVRSRWPWFDALIEPPPTVVVEDGQISKVALEKEGLSQTDVEMAIREHGVDKLSDVKMAVLENDGSISVVSKGGGDRFRRRRRVRFLKR